The nucleotide window TAAAAATGATGCCGGAAATGAAACACTTTGCGCAACACGCGATATTGAAACAGTTTTACTTTCTAGTGGCTGACGTAATGCTTCTAATGTATCACGTTTAAATTCCGTTAATTCATCTAAAAATAAAATACCATGATGCGCAAGACTAATTTCACCGGGCTGTGGATAAGATCCACCACCAACAAGCCCTGCTTGAGAAATAGTATGATGAGGATTTCGAAAAGCTCGCTGCGTTAATAATGATTGATTAGTAAGCTTTCCGGTAATCGAATAAATCTTACTTGTCTCTAAAAGTTCATCAAATGTCATTGGTGGCATAATTGATGGCAAACGCTTTGCAAGCATAGTTTTGCCTGAACCTGGTGAACCAATAAAAAGAATATTGTGATGACCTGCTGCGGCAATCTGTAACGCCCTTTTTGCCATGTGTTGGCCTTTAACTTGTGCAAAATCAAGCGTTTTGTCATGATCAGTTACTATATATGCATGTTGTGCTGGTGTAATAGTTATTTCATTTCGTAAGTAAGCAATTAATTCAGTTACATGATCAACACCAATAACCTCTAAATCTTTAATTAATGCAGCTTCTTGCATATTTGCTTTAGGAAGAATAATACGTTTTTTTCCTAACTTTTGAGCATCATACGCAATTGCTAATGCGCCTTTTATAAAACGAATACTTCCATCAAGGGAAAGTTCACCTAAAAATAGCGTTTCGTATAAAAAGTCTGGAGAAACTTCGAGAAATTGATTTGCTACCAAAATCCCAATAGCTATAGGCAGATCAAATAATGTTCCCTCTTTTTTTAAATCTGCGGGAGCTAAATTCACCGTAATGCGTTTAGCTGGAAGACGAAAACCTGCATTTTTTAGTGATGTTAAAATACGCTTACTACTTTCTTTGATCGCCGTGTCAGGCAGCCCAACAATATAAAAGTTAACTAATCCAAATGATACATCAACCTCAACTTCCACTAAATGAGCGTCAACTCCAATTGTTGTTGCAGAAAATATTTTTGCATGCATGGTGCAATTTCCCATATGTAACTATTTACGATTTTAAACAAACTTAATAATTAAAATATATATCATAAATTTTGATAATTGGAAATAGATATTCTTAGAGATCCTTAGACAATATATACAAAAGCATCATTAATAAGGGTGGTAGTTTTTCAAAATCATCGTAAACTAAGCAATGTCAATGAGCAACTCAGCAGAAATATGGAGATCGTATGAATAAAAAAATAATTATTTTTCTTGTAATATTCTCATTATATTCATCTTTTAATGGTGCGATACTTATCAAAGGAGATAAAGATGCTTCTGAGGGACATACTTTCTCTTTTAATGTATATCAAAATATTTTTAGTCCTGCAGGAAATTTTTATGAAGGTAGCAATGAAGTTCTTACTACTAATCAAGAATTTTCTCTTTCTAGGCTATTACGAGGAACGAATGCATTTATGCCTCTTATCCCTGAAATAGTAACCTTAAATGGATCTAGTGATGTGGCAAATCCACTTTTTGGTGATAAAATAATCGCGCTTGGTATGTTAGAAACTGAAGACGGATTTTCTGTTCGAGACATGCCAGTTGTAGTTGGTTCACATAATGAATCTACTGTATACCTTCTGGAGAATATCAATAAATTTAACGGTACGATAATGGCTTCATCTAACAATACTCGTGACGCGCTTGGCAGCATATCTCGTGGTATTGTTAACCTTACCACCAACACTACGAGTCATGTGTTTGCTGCTGTAAAGCCCCATATAGGTGAATTTGGTGATCTTAATAGTGGCATCGCTCTTCTGATCCGAGGAACAATTAATAGTTCTGACGCAAAAAATGCTTCAGCAATTAGAATTTTCAGTCAAGTTAATGCTAATACCGGTGCTATTGTTCCTCCACAAGCATTACAACTTGATCCAACATCGCCGGCACTTTTTATTGATACTATCCTTGCAAGTATTACACAAAATAAAATCGCTATGCACTGGGACAATTCATTAGAATCTCTTTTTGTTGGATTAAATGTTACGGCAAATAGTGGAATCACTGATGGCGCTCGTGCCGTTGCTATTGTAAAATTCACAGAAAATGGTGGCATAACTTTACAAGAAATTGCTCCCGACACCGTTTTTTCACCCGGAAATAGGAATAATATTATTGGTGCTCGTGAGGCAGATGTACACGTATCTATCAATAGACTTAATTCTATGTATACAAGTACCGCGCTGAATTACCTCATTACCGTTGGTAGTGTTGGAGATGCGGCTACGGTAAACAATATAGTTTCTGCATTGCCACTTGTTAATACAGGACAATCAAAAAGTATGATTGCACAAAAAAATGCTCTACCAGTGAATATTTTTAAAAATTCTTCTGTGCCTCGTCTAATTGGACGTACTATTAGCGAACCTGCTACTACTCCTGAAGAAATGACGCAATTGACTGATAGTGCAGCACAAGTTGGTGGTGGACCTCTTTTAGCAGGACCTATTAGTAATATTATTGTTCGTGATGACACAGTATTTGCTTTTGTTGGTGAAAATACTCCTGGTGTATATTCATCGCAAGCAATTTTTGATCCTTCAGGCAAAATAAATTCATGGACATTATGGCAACGTGCTGCAGGAACGACCGATACTATTTTTGGTGCAGCGCTTAATGCATTTGATGGCAATTTTATTTTAGCATCAGGTTTAACTGCACAAACCGTTAACACACTACAAAAAACAATATGGTCTGACGGCTCTGCTGAAAGTTTACAGCCTCTTACAGCTATTTTAAATACAACATTTGCTCTTGATAATGGTGGTATACAAGGATTACAAACTTTTTTACCAATTACCCCAGGTTTAAATAAAATTGCTGTTTTGGCAGCTGGCGGCATTGGAACTATTGCGCTTGCACAAACAGGAATAGCAAACAGTAATGATATTATTATTCCAACAGTTGGAGCTGATTTTAATAACGTTGCTGAATTTAACAACGGCATTATTACCACAGATGTTACTGCAACAACAGTAATTATTTCTGGTGGTGAATTAACTAATATTGGACCAATTACCGCACTAGAAATCGCAGCAACTACAACTAATGGTTGGCTATTTGTTGGAGGATCGAATGGCCTTGCAATTTTAGCTAATTCTGATGGAACAGGATGGGATCCTACAACAAATTTAGGTAATAATTTTAGTGGATTGCACAATGGAATGAGCTTTAAAATCATTGGTAATTATAATTTTGTAAAAAAACTTATATATGATGATAATTTTTTATACGTTATTGCGCACAACACTGTTGATCGAATTAACCTCATTACCTCTGATTTCAGCTCTAATAATCTTGATGTCACTACCATTGCATCAAATGGCATTAATACTATTGCTCAAACAGGCGGCTTTCTTGATGGTATTTTCTCTCAAGCAAGTGGTATTATTGCAACAACTAATGGATTATTTCGAATTGGTAACAATAAGGATGTACGTATAATAATTAGTGAATCGGACGCACATTGGACACCGCTACCAATTGGTGAAAGTGCAGGCGCACCGACCTCATTATATGCAGTGACGCAAACTAATCGCGCACAAGATATTACAAGAGGAAATGGTGGTTATTTTTATGTTCTTACTGCTAATGTTGGTATTGACCAATCACGTATTAACAGATTTACAGTACAACCACTTTCTTCTACTGATGTGATGACTGCAACAACTATACAACCATTTGATGATATATTTGTACAAAACATTCCTTCTTTTTTACTTTCATTCGGAGAATTTAG belongs to Candidatus Babeliales bacterium and includes:
- a CDS encoding YifB family Mg chelatase-like AAA ATPase, encoding MHAKIFSATTIGVDAHLVEVEVDVSFGLVNFYIVGLPDTAIKESSKRILTSLKNAGFRLPAKRITVNLAPADLKKEGTLFDLPIAIGILVANQFLEVSPDFLYETLFLGELSLDGSIRFIKGALAIAYDAQKLGKKRIILPKANMQEAALIKDLEVIGVDHVTELIAYLRNEITITPAQHAYIVTDHDKTLDFAQVKGQHMAKRALQIAAAGHHNILFIGSPGSGKTMLAKRLPSIMPPMTFDELLETSKIYSITGKLTNQSLLTQRAFRNPHHTISQAGLVGGGSYPQPGEISLAHHGILFLDELTEFKRDTLEALRQPLESKTVSISRVAQSVSFPASFLLVAALNPCPCGFFGDKKRQCTCTRQQIVKYISKLSGPLLDRIDLQVHVQSIEYDSIKAVGDVHSSDVLYEKVNNACIKQMQRFGNNQMYNNFMTADQVEKYCILTVAAEVIIKKAFDKLNLSMRGYHKILKVARTIADLAASDEIDVVHIQEAIMYRSLDQYLENEMK